One segment of Desulfobacterales bacterium DNA contains the following:
- a CDS encoding tRNA-dihydrouridine synthase family protein — translation MITQLANILNQPLAIGNTFIEKRLVMAPMAFLGNVAFRELVDQFGGYGLLFSEMCSARKIPQENRYRSSYFRWRDAELSKLVCQIYGADPAAMALAAQRIEAEQFFGVDINFGCSDASICRLKAGAAALNFPDLATDIVSAVRKAVSIPLFVKYRIGWQDDFRSAVEMARRFEDAGADALTFHPRIAPDRRSRPPKWEYIGKVKQAVTIPVFGNGDVFDQSDCLKMLMNTGCDGVAVGRMALAKPWLFAEWTDGVRFSSEIYLDSALRLAELLEAHFDEPKALRRYKKFGVYFSASFKFGHTLCSAIQKAGNMSEAKQNVTTFFERPPEIFSRPNLNFFS, via the coding sequence ATGATCACACAGCTTGCCAATATCCTCAATCAACCGCTTGCCATCGGCAACACGTTCATCGAAAAGCGACTGGTCATGGCGCCCATGGCGTTTTTGGGTAATGTTGCCTTTCGAGAGCTGGTGGACCAATTCGGCGGCTATGGCCTTTTATTTAGCGAGATGTGCAGTGCCAGAAAAATACCGCAGGAAAACCGGTACCGATCTTCCTATTTCAGGTGGCGGGATGCAGAGCTGTCAAAATTGGTCTGCCAGATTTATGGCGCTGATCCGGCTGCTATGGCGTTAGCTGCACAGCGTATTGAGGCTGAACAGTTCTTTGGCGTAGACATCAATTTCGGCTGTTCCGATGCTTCTATTTGCCGGCTAAAAGCTGGTGCGGCTGCGCTGAATTTTCCCGACTTGGCCACTGACATCGTTTCAGCAGTTCGCAAGGCCGTCTCCATACCGCTGTTTGTCAAATACCGCATCGGCTGGCAAGATGATTTCCGCTCCGCAGTTGAAATGGCCAGACGTTTCGAAGATGCAGGTGCCGATGCGCTGACCTTTCATCCGAGGATCGCACCGGATCGACGCTCACGACCGCCCAAATGGGAATATATCGGCAAAGTCAAACAAGCGGTAACCATCCCCGTGTTCGGCAACGGGGATGTTTTTGATCAATCAGATTGTTTAAAAATGCTGATGAATACCGGATGTGACGGAGTGGCTGTCGGCCGGATGGCGCTTGCAAAACCCTGGCTGTTTGCAGAGTGGACGGATGGGGTCCGGTTTAGCTCGGAAATTTATTTGGACAGCGCACTGCGGCTGGCTGAACTGTTAGAGGCACATTTTGATGAGCCCAAAGCATTGCGGCGCTACAAGAAATTTGGTGTTTATTTTTCGGCCAGCTTTAAATTCGGCCATACACTTTGCAGCGCTATCCAGAAAGCCGGGAATATGAGCGAGGCCAAGCAAAATGTAACAACATTTTTTGAGCGCCCACCGGAAATCTTTTCCAGGCCGAATTTGAATTTTTTCAGTTAA
- a CDS encoding PfkB family carbohydrate kinase: MNEKGIAVIGSTTIDQIIHKHRRTLKVGGVTVYAGMTYSRHGVNTLAITNIADSTPQVIERLRNQQIRVHNGQTPKTTCFINDIRTDDRRQKNPQRAAPISRQQVINHIKNLACVHLGPLHPKDIDIAGIKSLKGLDIEIILDIQGLVRAIKNGNVVPDVSPSISDALSVSHIVKASKHEYELIINFFKTDLAALMRQFTIREFIVTNGARGGFVQKFDASVVRYAAVAVKSDGDSTGAGDIFLAAYVIAHLLKRRSIRQACQYAAGLVAQQIEGKFIKDGELRIKNT; encoded by the coding sequence ATGAATGAAAAAGGTATCGCCGTCATCGGTTCAACAACGATCGATCAAATCATCCATAAACATCGCCGAACGCTCAAAGTCGGCGGCGTTACCGTTTATGCTGGCATGACTTACAGCCGTCACGGTGTTAACACATTGGCAATCACAAACATTGCCGACAGCACCCCGCAAGTTATTGAACGGCTGCGCAATCAACAAATTCGGGTTCACAATGGCCAAACCCCAAAAACAACCTGCTTCATAAACGATATTCGCACCGACGACCGACGACAAAAAAATCCACAACGCGCCGCTCCGATCAGCCGCCAACAGGTAATCAACCATATCAAAAATCTAGCTTGTGTGCATCTTGGGCCGCTGCACCCAAAGGATATAGACATAGCGGGCATAAAATCTCTCAAGGGTTTAGATATAGAGATTATCCTGGACATCCAGGGTCTGGTGAGAGCAATTAAAAACGGAAATGTGGTCCCGGATGTTTCACCGTCTATAAGCGATGCGCTCAGCGTTTCACATATCGTCAAGGCAAGCAAACACGAATATGAGTTGATAATCAATTTTTTCAAAACCGACCTGGCGGCTTTGATGCGACAATTTACAATTCGCGAATTTATTGTCACAAATGGTGCCCGTGGCGGTTTTGTCCAGAAATTTGACGCATCAGTGGTTCGCTATGCTGCCGTTGCAGTGAAGTCCGATGGTGATTCTACCGGTGCCGGTGACATCTTCCTGGCTGCATATGTCATCGCACATTTATTGAAGCGGCGTTCGATTCGGCAGGCCTGTCAATATGCCGCCGGATTGGTTGCCCAACAAATCGAGGGAAAATTCATTAAGGACGGCGAACTGCGCATAAAAAACACTTGA